One genomic region from Bactrocera tryoni isolate S06 chromosome 3, CSIRO_BtryS06_freeze2, whole genome shotgun sequence encodes:
- the LOC120770528 gene encoding uncharacterized protein LOC120770528, whose protein sequence is MLCFKTGVICLLFVSCVLAEAPYAATGWRPLRPFNLPTDYLPPARDIEKQRQPQQSIFEVELKKQRIEYVGQIQENTLNSPNRRPANAHLPPRRQSTDFDLKVQRPPYQKPGPQFVLQTAGYRPQGQQNTRIFQISNTKQQLPGQQRPLRPQKPKNFAFGVQQQSALSRPAQTYGPPSSGGEQTFAINYPDDLEPRQADAELEEATRIAIEALNAAKDAYNRQLEADAVSSDDGASEADVQEVNVDGTKKASAGYPASRATRGQYYVLGPDNRLQLVRFTTTQSEEEARKNGGFTAQLQYTPVGEINDPIFKSNSNGQLVRIVKK, encoded by the exons ATGTTGTGCTTTAAG ACCGGTGTTATTTGCTTACTATTTGTTAGCTGTGTTCTAGCTGAAGCGCCATATGCCGCCACAGGTTGGCGTCCACTGCGCCCTTTTAACTTGCCTACCGACTACTTGCCTCCAGCACGTGATATTGAAAAGCAAAGACAACCACAACAATCCATATTTGAAGTAGAACTCAAAAAACAGCGTATTGAATATGTAGGACAAATACAAGAAAATACTTTGAATTCTCCTAATAGGCGACCGGCTAATGCACACTTGCCACCAAGGAGACAGAGCACTGATTTTGACTTAAAAGTACAACGCCCTCCTTATCAGAAGCCAGGACCCCAGTTCGTTTTGCAAACAGCGGGCTATCGACCACAAGGGCAACAGAACACACGCATATTTCAAATATCAAACACCAAACAACAATTGCCGGGACAACAACGTCCTCTGCGTCCACAAAAACCTAAAAACTTCGCTTTCGGAGTGCAACAACAATCTGCTTTATCTCGACCAGCACAAACTTATGGGCCACCAAGCAGTGGAGGAGAGCAAACATTTGCCATTAACTACCCGGATGATTTAGAGCCACGGCAAGCGGATGCTGAATTGGAGGAAGCAACGCGTATTGCCATCGAAGCACTTAATGCAGCCAAAGACGCTTACAATCGTCAACTCGAAGCTGATGCAGTGAGTAGTGATGACGGTGCATCAGAGGCAGATGTGCAGGAGGTTAACGTTGACGGTACAAAGAAAGCAAGTGCCGGCTACCCCGCCTCACGTGCGACTCGTGGTCAATATTATGTTTTGGGACCTGATAATCGCCTGCAGTTGGTGCGTTTCACAACTACACAAAGTGAGGAGGAGGCTCGAAAGAATGGTGGTTTCACTGCACAATTGCAGTATACGCCTGTAGGTGAAATTAACGATCCGATTTTCAAATCCAACAGCAATGGGCAATTAGTcagaattgttaaaaaataa
- the LOC120770802 gene encoding pro-resilin, which yields MWFLQDGAIRHTANVTIDLLVTKLGERVISRKGQCFATIALLACVSLARAEPPVPQNQYLPPNQGGQQPSAQYLPPTQSFQSPSSNYLPPQRSGGAAGAPPSTSYGAPAAGAPSSQYGAPAAPSSQYGAPALTGAIFSKQQGGNGGYGSGSGNGGYAGEEQYGPAKYEFKYDVQDYESGNDFGHMEQRDGDLAVGRYYVLLPDGRKQIVDYEADGHGYRPTIRYEQVNNGFNGNAGAGGRGAQGGQFAGYQ from the exons atgtggttcctaCAGGACGGCGCCATacgccacacagcgaatgttacGATCGATTTATTGGTAACCAAGTtgggtgaacgtgttatctcacgaaaagGCCAA TGCTTCGCAACGATAGCTCTCCTTGCCTGCGTCTCGCTCGCCCGTGCCGAACCACCAGTGCCCCAAAACCAATACTTGCCCCCCAACCAAGGTGGCCAACAGCCCTCAGCCCAATACTTGCCGCCCACCCAGTCATTCCAGTCGCCGTCCAGCAACTACCTGCCACCACAACGTAGCGGCGGCGCTGCTGGCGCTCCACCCAGCACCAGCTATGGCGCGCCCGCTGCCGGTGCGCCCAGCTCACAATACGGTGCACCAGCAGCGCCCAGCTCGCAATATGGTGCTCCTGCTCTGACCGGTGCCATCTTCTCCAAGCAGCAAGGCGGTAATGGCGGTTatggcagcggcagcggcaacgGCGGTTATGCTGGCGAGGAACAATACGGTCCAGCTAAATACGAATTCAAATACGACGTGCAAGACTACGAATCCGGCAATGACTTCGGACATATGGAACAACGCGATGGTGATTTGGCTGTTGGCCGTTACTACGTGCTCTTGCCCGATGGCCGCAAACAGATCGTCGACTACGAGGCTGACGGACATGGCTACCGTCCCACCATCCGTTACGAACAGGTCAACAACGGTTTCAACGGCAATGCTGGCGCCGGTGGACGTGGCGCACAGGGTGGCCAATTCGCTGGCTACCAATAA